TCAGAATAATAGTAATGCATTGGTTGTTGGTTGGTGCCTGTTCAGAGGGCTCTCTTTATTCAAAAAAACAAATCGGGAGATGCCTTGCTTCGTGTCGATTTGTCAACCCCCTTCCCTGACGTGAAATACGGGCCGGACGAATTCACAAGTTTATTTATACGAGTACATGTTTTATTAGCTCGAGGTCGAGGAGCATGGGATAAATTTTTCAATGCGTTGCACAACGGTCAAATGTTCTCTTCGCTTATATTCTTATACAGATTTATTATTCTTTTTGAATATTCTTGTCTGATGGTCAATTCCAAGAAATGCTTACAGTCGGATAATGTATTGTTGTTTTCGCACATTGATTTTAATTCGGTTTTCTGCCAGTTCATGCCGAACTCACTTTTCAGGCTTGATTTGAAACAAGCTCACAAATATAACCAACATTGCATCCACCAACATCTTTTATCGAGATCTGCCTCCATATTAGGCCTTGTTTGTTCGTGTTCTTTCGAGCACAAAGGATGCTGAGAAGCTCAACTTCAGTGCATCTTCAAAATGGCTAGCTGCTCCACTTTGTGGATTATTTGTGAAGTGGATCAAAGTGTAAAATAAAACAATTTCTTCATCTAAGCCAAATCACGTGGGAAAGAACTCGATAATAAAGCATGGATATTATGTTTAGTAGTCAATAAACATAAACACTTCCATTTTATGTTTTGGTGTTTGATGCACAATTTACATGTAGGCTGGTTTTCGGCTATGCGTATCCTGCATACGAGTGCTACAAGATTGTTGAACTGAACAAACCTGAGATCGAGCAACTCATGTTCTGGTGTCAGTACTCGTAAGCTGGCTCCTTCTATTGTATGATTAGAAGTTCACAGCACTATCCTagggaaataatttgcaaaattTGTTATGTTTCTTGTGTCTAGGATTTTAGTTGCCCTTATGACGGTTATGGAGAGGTTTGGAGATTTAACAATATCATGGTAAGGCTACCGATGGTtgcattctttcatcatctctttggACAAGTCCCTAGGATTAGTTTTATCATGTTGAAGGCTACCATTTTACTCAGAGGCAAAGGTCCTGTTCTTTATATACTTGTGGTACCCCAGGACAAAGGTACTAGATTTGTCCCTTACAACTTCTATTTTCGCAGATTTTTCTGCACGTTTAACTGATATGTGCTTTCATTGCAGGGGGCTACCTACATTTATGGGACTTTCTTTAAGCCATACATTTCACAGCATGAGAATGAAATTGACCGTAATTTTCTTGAGTTGAGAGCTCATGCCAgcgatgttgttgtcgtttatGTCCAGAAGGTTACTGCTATTGGACAGAATACCTTCTTTGATGTTTTGAAGTATGTTGCGTCACAATCACCATCCCAGAAATCAAAGCAACAACGTTCTCAGGTGCGAATCATGTGTACTGTATTATGTTTCTTTTAGAACCAATTGATGTATTTTCACCATGGCGATGTTCAATGCACCATTTAATCTCCTTTATGACTTGCTAGGCCTTTCTTGTTTTCTCTTTTACCCATCGCATGATAAACGATGAGTTTTGCATGTTGTATGGTGGCCTCTAAAATTTCCACATAACATTTGTGATGTATATCATCTCTGACTCATGATAATACGCAGATGGCTCAAGTGTTTGACAGCCCTGAAATGTATTGCAGTTTAGGAACACTTAATATGGGTCTCTTTTGGATAAGCAAAACTATCTAAATATCTTGTCACTTTTGGATCAGCACCGTTGATTCTAAATAATTGATGTGATTTAGATTTCCCTCCCCGCATTCCCTTCCACCGCATTCCGGGGTATATTTAGCCTCTGGTCCCTAGAGGCAGGCAGGAGGGGGAGGCGCGCGAGCACCCGGACGGCCGTCTCCACCGTCGGTCACGCGGCGCCCATCTCCGGCCGCCCTCCGTCCAGATCCCTCTTCAGTCAGGTTTTTCCCTGCGGCCCTCGCCGTCTCCTTTCCAGCGCCGACGGCATCCTCTGACACTTTCGCCTTGCTCAAATAACTCCCTGATCACCATGGAACCCCTTTGATCACTTGAAGCATGCCAGCTTCCTTCTTGACAGGGTACCCTGCAACCGCATAGAAATACATTTTGTAAGTATTTATGAAACAATAACAGATGAAAAATTCGAATTATGAATTATGCAAATTAGTTtttcaaaataattatttttagatgaGCATTGTTGTGGTTAATATGATATCAAAAAATTTCTTGTATTATGTTATGTTTGATTACCATATACTGGCATACACGAGCACGTGTCCGTGTACTAGTATCTTATATGTAATCCTGTTTGTAGTTTCTTTTATCTAAAAACAGTTTACATGTGAGCTATAGTATAAGTCTAATGTGTCGGGCACTTGTACAAATGTATCAATCAGAAAATATAGAAGTGAAAAAGAGGAGTTCACTTCCTTGCGTATTTTCTAGAATAAACATACTAGAAAGGACAATTTTTTGCTATTGTGTTACAGAGAGGTGAGGGCGGTGGAGAACCAGTGAGGTGCGTGGCGCGCCGCTACATACATGTTGGAAGGTTGTCCGGGTCCGCACTAGTCGCAACGGCGTGTCTTCTTCATTGCCTCGAAGGAAAATCTGGTGAGCTCTCCATGAGTAAAATTATATAACTATTTCTTTGACTTGAAGGAATATTTGTAGGATTTCAATATTTAGAAAGTTCGAGGGCAACATCTTTAAAGTAGATGTTCACATCGATTACTCAAtttattttttatcgttccatcatTTTTGTTTTTACTCCATTTTTAGCAGGCACTAGCATTGTTTTACCGTTGGCGGAGCATTGTGTATATATTAACACACTACTTGGGTGTTCTGAAATCAAATTATGTATGTATTATGAGTATGAGTGATTTTTCTTAATAACATCGGTTGGCATGCATTTTTTAAAATATGTATGACTAAAATGGGAAAATATTTTTATGACGCTCCTCATCTTGTATTAGATAAGTTAGAACACTGCTGCAATTATGAAACTGAAGAGGTTTGGCTGAATTTTGTCTCTCTCTCATTTTGAGCTTCTTTAGTTTGTGTTCTAAATGGACAtgttgctttatttataaagtgAGGTGAAAGACTATTTCAAGAGTTTGTGTTCTAAATTTCTAATGATATGTGGTTCACACTATATGCAGGTTCTAAGTTGGTAGGTAGCACATACACATTTGTGCCATCCAGCTAGCGATATCTTCTCTAGGTAGCACCGCCTCCGTTCTAGAATATAGTGTTATTAGATTTTCTAGAAGTTATAATATGTGCACTGTCTTCTATATGGTTTCAGAGTTTTATTTGAGCTAATATGGAGGGCCTTACTTCAGATTTCCTTCAAGTTTGTATTAGTTTATTTTTGCAAAAATGAATGTGCATAAATTGATATTACATTTTCGTCAATACTGATTTATTTTGTTCTATCAGTAGTTTACAAGTTTATTACTTGGCATCTTTGGAAGCTAATGCCTTCTGGCATCTTTGGATGTTTATTAAGTTCTTGAAGTCATATTTTTATTAAGAGCGCTTGATAACTTAACATTATTAAATTCATTTTGTTGAGACTCAGTTCCTAAATTCCGCATGAAGCTATGCACTGGTGTAGATTCCTATTTATAAATGTTCGTGTAACTGTATCAAGAGTTTAGAAAGCATGACATCATTGAAATGGCATGATGATTGAAACAAAATGACTACTTACCTGCTAGGTGTCGCTCCTATCTGAACTCCCTTAGTGCTTCAACAACTTGGATCACTTATGATAAGATGCTGTGGTGTTAAGTTTCTACTCTTTTATGGACAAAGAAGACGAATTATCTTGGCAACATCAACTGCATTTGTACTGACAACAAAAAGCTTGTTACTTGGACAGTTTTACATTTAGAGATACACTATTATCTCTATAGTTTATTCTTGCTTTTAAAGCTCTATAACATCCATGCGTAGATGCACTTCCAGTTGATTTATGGATGGCACTAAAGTTGACGTTTAAACTGAACTGGCATGTCAATAGGGCATCTTATTTTTTCTATAAAAATTCTCTTTGCCCGATGACAACTTCCATTTCAAGAATTGAATGATCAGTGTTTGAAAGCCCCGTTTGATGAGAAACTTTCAAATGATTTTTAATATGAAATTATGTTTCTTGCTAATTTAGCTCCTTTAGATTTATATTCAAGAACATCTTCTGCAACATCATTACCAATCTTGATAGTCAACAACAAATTTAAGTACCATATGGTATCCTTCCGTTTACTTTGTCTACCATTGTATTTTTAGATGAAATCCATTTATAATAGTTATTAAGGAGTACCATGCACTTGTCAAGTGCTTGTGAGCACCAAAGGACTGTTTAGTGCTTTGTTCATTCTTCACTTGACTGTATGATCTATTATCAATTTTATACAATCTTCTATGACCAATCAGTCGAATAAGTTCCATTTCATCATTTTGTTTACTTAcctgtttcttctggttgatgatCTGCACAAACAAAAGAGCATGACAACCCCATCTTGATTGTGTGATCTCTTTCATTCTTATTCTTCTGACTTTAGGTAGATATTTGAACCAATTTGGTTGTCTACACTCATAGGAGAGTTAAAATCTGAGAAATGATAAGATTGTACCATTTCAATCTTCATGGACTTTACTTGTAAATTTTCATGACTTTTGTTCTTGTTCAAACATTACATGGCCACATAATTCTTCCATGACTTGCAGATGCTATCTAAGCCACATAATCCTTCCCTGACTAGCAGATGCTATTTAAGCATTTGTGTTCTAACGGAGATAAATTTCTTATTCCATTAAATCAAGACAAGGAGCACAAAATCTACGCCCCTCTCGTGATGGCACACAAAAGGACGAGGATGAGGGAAGATGATGTGGTGATATATTTTGATGTAACACATGGCAAGTAGTGTATACCCGTTGAAATATGCCAGCGATATGCAtacaagtttcaacaaaaacatcaTTTAACCCTTATGATAGATGTTTCTGTAATTGCTAGCTAGAGtatttgttgtgatgttgcttaaAGCGTCACGCATGACAAAGGCAGAGAGCTCGTTGTAGTTCTAGCAGAGTTACAACCATTCAACTCCATTGTTGAATGTGTGTGGTTGTTACCAAATGATGTACATCTCATTTTCATATTAAAGTGTGTCTTTTATtgcaaacactaagacttttggcAAAGTCGAGGAGACGGACTGCAAAGAGGAAGAGAAGATGTTTTCGTAGATGTTTTCGTCCTAGAATATAGTGTTATTCTCTCGCTGCCGCCGGTGAGCATCCTCTCGCTGGATCGTAAAAAATTTGCAAttttaagtgatatttgtataGATTATATATAGAATATTTGAAGATATTGTACATTGGTGAATTTTCTTGTAGATTGAAGAATATTTGTAGTGTATATATGCAGATGATTcaatttgtagaatatttgtggaatatttggtgaATTCCGTGAATATTCGTAGAATATTTGTAGTTTAAGTGATATTCAAATGTGCCACAAAGTTTAAGTGATATTCAAATATGCGACAAagtttaagtgatatttgtaaaTTATTCAAAAATATTGTGGAATTTTAAAAAGATAAAACAATGTAATAAAATGTTCACGGAATTTGGATTCAAAACCTAACGAATAAAAAAGTGgtatatttaaaaaatataataaaatgtTAAAAAAGTGCATAATTAAAAGTCAAGTTTAGTTACATTCAtgtgatttctcaaaaatattgttagtGTTAAAAAAGTGCATAATTAAAAGTCAAGTTTAGTTACAttcatataataaaaactttatacAAGATCATAATATATATTCCTTAAattaaggttaagagaatccattagacatattttagagtatagattcattcattttgctccgtatgtagttttctaatgaaatctttaaaagttcttatattttggaacggaggtagTACAAGTTtggaaaagtttattaaatagtaggaatttaaatagtaggaTATCCGATGCCCGACCCGCATCCtcatcgtcgactcggtggcggccacctgcttgataggcgccagcatgtgcgggactgggctccgccgggctggcactgggaggagttacctttcaggcgcgcagcttggtgaggaaccatGCTCCTGTCGTCAAcccagagcttctttggtggtggtcgcGGGCGGCACTTTCGGTGCCTAGGttgccggcccccgaggaggacgtacgtcgccgtgtcagggaagaggacgagcacgtccgtcggtaCATGGAGGtgctggatgccaggttctccagtaTCTGACAGGTTTGAACATAAATATTTCAATGGTTAAACATGTGCCGTGTCTTTGTGGATATATCCGCCTACACAACTACTACCACGTCGGCTCCGTTACTAAAGAATAAATTGACAAATATTAATCATTAGCAAATGAATCATTTAATTTTATAACATATGCAATAAGAGTAGGGTTTCCATATGTTTACCCTTAATGTGATGGGCCCCAGAATATTCTTAAATAACAATAGTTTAATGCTTGTGCGTTGACATGGAATAATAAACATAAAACATTGATCTAAAAAATGTAGTACACAAACAATCGCTTCTGGGTTATGATTGCTTTGCGATAAATATCGCTTCGTATTATTGTTAagaaaaaatatatcaaaagtaaTGTTAAAACAAAATCCATGCCTATTCAAATTGGAGGTGAACATATTTATCATGGAGAAACACTTCATATCTAATAGTCTGATACGATACAATCTTCAGACCTGACGACTGCCGTTGATATGATTTGGATCTCACGGTCACAACTTGCTTCGTACAAAAAAAATCCCCTCGGCGAGCTAACCATCCGCACGGCCGAAATCCCCGTACGTAACCTCCGCCCTAATCGCTCGCCCCGTATatccctctcccctcctcctgtcGCCAACAACCGCTCTGCATCGTCCTCACCGTCCTACATTCCTCTCACCTCGCATGTCTCCTCGTCGCTGACGCACCGTCCATGCCCGTCTCACAGCTATTTCGTTTGATCCATGTCAGCCACATCATCTCCGGATTGGACAAGATGCGCCTCCCTGGGTGGTGTTCACTTGTTCATATTCTTGCAAGTGCCCTGCAGCTGGTTAACGACGAGGTATCAAAAGGCCGTGCTAGTTTCATTCTCATATTATTTAGTTCTGATCCATATACTAACATCCATGGTTCTCTTGACTCTTGGTTATGCTTCTATTGTACTGAAGTCTGATGGATACAAGGCCGCCATGCTTCTTTGCTTTTCACATATGTCTGTTGTAAACATTGATCTACCTTACATCTACATGCACGACCCATCTTGCGCCTCCATACACACTCCACCTCATGCAATAGTTCTGTGTTAATAGCCTTGTGGCTACTTGTTGGAAAACAAGGGAAAGGAGTGCTCGTAATATATTTGTTCTTCAGTATATGAAGCATGTAGGAAGCATATtagcaagtactccctccgtacctaaatataagtcttttaagatatttcactaggtgtctacatacggagcaaaatgagtgaatctatactcttaagtatgtctatatacatctgtatgtagtccattagtgaaacctTTAGAAAGACTAGTTagctgcccgtgcgttgccacggaataaAGTATATAATAATAATATACATTTTTTTTAATTCAGCAACTACCGAATAATTCAAAATAATgtagttttatttgtttatttGAATAGTTTGTAGTACATGGCAATCATCTTGCAATCCACAAAGCAAGTGTCCTGATTTTATCTATTTATTTGAATAGTTTGCAATCCACAAAATGAGTGATACGTGGCTTATTTCTATTATTGCAATAAATATGATCTTGCGCTTAGCTTTCATTTAAGGTGATATCTTACGCTATGTATGTCTGCAGATCATTATCAAAGCGCAcaagataaaaataaaaaagaaaaattatCA
This genomic stretch from Hordeum vulgare subsp. vulgare chromosome 6H, MorexV3_pseudomolecules_assembly, whole genome shotgun sequence harbors:
- the LOC123405864 gene encoding putative HVA22-like protein g; translation: MMGGFVSRILLLVFGYAYPAYECYKIVELNKPEIEQLMFWCQYSILVALMTVMERFGDLTISWLPFYSEAKVLFFIYLWYPRTKGATYIYGTFFKPYISQHENEIDRNFLELRAHASDVVVVYVQKVTAIGQNTFFDVLKYVASQSPSQKSKQQRSQVRIMCTVLCFF